One Paraburkholderia aromaticivorans genomic region harbors:
- a CDS encoding VOC family protein — translation MLVQPYVFFNGRCEEALDYYCAKLGAQVTFKMRYKEAPPDPQNQPRPGLEEKIMHANVRMGSTDWMASDGHCDPAATMNGFSLSLTADDAASAEQYFNALADGGQVTLPFQPTFWSKGFGMVVDRFGLMWMVTVPEG, via the coding sequence ATGCTGGTTCAACCTTACGTATTTTTTAACGGACGTTGCGAAGAAGCGCTCGACTATTACTGCGCGAAACTCGGCGCTCAGGTGACCTTCAAGATGCGCTACAAGGAAGCGCCGCCCGATCCGCAAAACCAGCCGCGCCCCGGTCTCGAAGAAAAGATCATGCACGCCAATGTGCGCATGGGTTCGACCGACTGGATGGCCTCCGACGGCCATTGTGACCCCGCCGCCACGATGAACGGCTTCAGTCTCTCGCTGACCGCCGACGACGCCGCGTCGGCCGAACAGTACTTCAATGCGCTTGCCGACGGCGGCCAGGTGACGCTGCCGTTTCAGCCGACGTTCTGGAGCAAAGGCTTTGGCATGGTGGTCGACCGCTTCGGTCTCATGTGGATGGTGACAGTGCCGGAAGGTTGA